ATGCGACCGGAATGGCAATTGTCGGGCCAATGAAACGGTGAAACTTTTGGCCAAACGATATAATCgagtcccaaaaaaaaacaaaacaaaaaaactaaaatcgCTCTTCCACAGTCAAATCAATTTTCATGGCAAACAACGCGTAATCAATACACGAGATTCATAATTCAGCCGTGGACTTGAATTGCGTTGAAATTCAGTGCATGCCTGGGATTGGCGGAGGTTGGGATATGTCACTTTCGCTTTCGTTAAGGAAAAACACTTTCTATTTCGTTGACATGTAGGGTTCCATGTTGCTTTGTTGTTGGCCATCGACCAACCGGAGTCCATTGAGCCGCTTGCATATTCCTTGCccaattattaattatgaCTTGTGGTGGCGTAATTAGTTTGCgcaatttgtataaaattatgtgttgagatattttaattgctaGTTTCTTGTGGGCAATAAACGGTTTATGACTGAGCTCCCTCGGCTTATCCCCGATTATGTGatgattattaatatttcttgcAAAAAGAAACTTATCCCCATTATGGCCTATTAAAAGTTCCTAACGACCTGCTAATCGATAAAACTTTGGGCTCTTAAATTTTGTACAATATCCAGAGGTGCGTCAGCACTCCCAGCGGTTAAAAATCTGAAAGTAAAGCGGAATGAAAAACCGTTGTTATTACAAACTTTGTCCATTACTTTATTTGCTTTCTTCTTGTTTGTCTGAGAACTTTTTCCCTGGACaaggaaaacattttgctTGTAATTAGTTGTTCTTTTTAGTCATTAGAGGGGGATGTACTCTAACATGGGGTCAACAAATAATTTCTACCATTACCAATGTCCTGCTCTTGCTTCAAGGCAAGTGAGTTCCTGCCTAATTACCAGAAGTAGGGGCTCAACTCGCAACTCCATTCTCGCGAAATTCAATCAATTAATGGCCAAATTAATTTCCCATCTGTGTTGCCTCAATGGGAATCCATAAACTAAGAGGAAACTGTTGAATGCACACAGAAAAATCGGGAATACtggtatataaattatattatactatatatagagccctattttatgtttttatataaatttatggtAGCAGtaagtattatatttttttttgtattatctACAAATGTGTAGCTTATTAAATCTAGAAAGTTTCTAGTAGAAACATATGTATCTTTATGGATCCTTTGAAAAGATTtcaatgtatttaaattttaaatttctttattaacTGATTAACAACCCTCCCAATTTTACCGAACAAAATTTCGATCAAAACCTTTGTTCCTCCAAGAGAATAAAGTGTTCCTTTAAACCCACCAAAATTGTTTCGAGTGCAGCCCTCCACCCACAAAGAAAACTCTCGGATGCGTCGGGCACGCGTTCGAAATAAAGCCACATTAAGCATACGACACGTGGTGCACCGCGGCACGCACTCGggcaaaaataacaaagttGGAGCAGCTCTTGCGACGTCTGCTTCATTCATGTCTTCTCCACCGGCCATTCCTTTTGCACGGCCATTCGCCAGCGAACGAGTTAAAGATCCAGTGAGTATAAAAATCGTGAACAATAGAAAAACGATTATTAAACGCAATTGTGCCAGCACCGAGGCGAGTTGTGTGTTGACCATCGGCGAGCTACGAACCGGACTCAAAAAACACAGCCCCAAACGAACACAACAAAATGGCCAAGTTGCTCCTTGTGATTGTCGGTGTGGCGGCCCTAGTGGCAGCGGGACAGGCGGCTGGCCTCGGCTCCACCGAGCAGCTGCAGCGCCTAATTGCCGAGGAGCAGAACAAGTGTGCCAGCGGCCAAGACTCGATGGCCTGCATCAAAGAGCGTGCCATGCGCTTTGTGGACAATGTGATGAGCAAAGACAGCTATCAGGTGAGCTCAAGAATGGGGATTGATAGAAGACAAACTCAATGGCTGAAATTAAGAAATCAATCCGGGAATTTCTTGCAAGTTTAAATgagctttagtttttattcACTGTTATTAACATTGCCGATATTCAGCTAAAACCATAGAAATCTATTTTGAGAAGAATCTTTAaagctaatttaaatacttattttttctacaactccctttatatttaaattctgtttatgtattctatatatttctataatcacctttaatataaaatttcccCTCGCTTTACTAGGTCTCCAACCTGGAGGTGCGCTCCAATGGCCAAAAGACTGCTCCCATAAGCGAAGCCCGTGCCAGCAGTGCCGATGGCTTCATTGATGCCATTGAGAACTATATGCGGGGACATGATGTCAGCATGAACTTGCCCTTGGCCGATGCCAAGGTCACCGTCTCGGCTCGTAACCTGGCCAACAACCAGCTGAGCCTGAACCTTCAGTTGAACGGCGACGAAGCCGATGATGATGCCACCGATGTCGAAGCCAGGGGTAAGAAGGGCAACATCTTCAAGAAGGGTGGGTTCACTTTCTGCATGCCTTGTTTCCAGGAACACAGACAAGAGCTTCTTTATTAATACACAACACCTTAAAAATTACAGGCAAGAAGCATCGTCTCCGCAAGCTGGCCATGCCCATCCTGGTGCTCATCCTGCTGAAGGCCATCACTGTCATCCCCATGGCCATTGGCATTCTGAAGATCAAGGCCTTCAACGCCCTGGCTCTGGGCTTCTTCTCCTTCATTGTCTCGGTTGGTTTGGCCATTTTCCAATTGTGCAAAAAGGTAAGCCTTTCATGATATTAAAACGCGTCTCCAATTGTCTTCCAGGCATTCGCTGGATGTGGTAATTAGTGTGCGTTTTGTGTGTTGGGATGATGTTGGGATGCGTGGCGGAGGAGCTCGAACTTTATTGCAATTAAGATTCAAATGTAGAGAGAAGCATGTATGTATAAGAAGTCTAGagggcggcagcagcagggtAAGTTCCGCCAGAATCCTCGCCCACACTCTCCCGCTTCCCAACCAAACCACAAAACTGACTACCCAACCAAACACTAGCATTTAGAAATATTCTCGATTAATATACTCAGTGAAAGGATCTTTAATCAATTGTTATTTCCCCACCTTCCCTGTCGCCCCAGATTGCCCATGATCACCATCACACCGCTCACATCACCGCCCATGGACCGTGGGATGGCCGTACCTTCGGTTCTGTTTCCGTCCCCGTTGTGGAGCAGCCCCAGAAGTTGGCCCAGAAGTTGGCCTATCAGGCCTATGCCTAAGCCAGCACCAAGAACCCAACAGTCCCCCACAGAAGCAAGAGGAGCAGAGAAGTCCCTGGATGAGCACAGCCCCAGAAGTTGTCTCGAAGAGCGCataattatttgttaattgTTAGACATATTCTGCGTCCTTCGACCGACCCTGTCCGTGTCTTTAgactttatatataatatttattaactatttattgaaaacaaGAGATTAAGCAAAAGAGAGAAGCAAAGCACCAAAATAAAGTAGCACAACAAATGCCTTAAATATGCTAAATGGGATTTAATTTATCAACCAACTTGGCCGGAGGTCAGCATTTAAAGCTGGCTTAAAGATTAAACCAGAAGCACTTGGCCAAGGGCCCCGAGGGGTTAAAATCTAACTGCTTGAATTGTTAAGCCAGCAGGCCTAATTAACGTTTCCGCCCCCCTGGCAGTCTTATCAAAGCCTCGACCAATTTCACTTGGCATACAATATGTATAAGCCATCGCCCGCACGGCAATTGTGTCCTAATTAGCCAAATTTAATCCACAGCAAATGCCGACCCTCGGCAGAATCGTATTAAATATTCCGCTCAAGCCCCTCTTCGGGCCCGGCCGAGGCACACAATTCAATTGATTAACtgcatataatttaaaaatttaaatttcacttGTGCGAAAGTCGCCAGCCATCAGAGAAGGTGAAAgtctttaaatattcttcGACCCAAGGGGGTTTGCAGTGGGCTAAGGGCCAAGAGATCAGGGATATTTGCTCTCCAGAATGCAACTTACTTAGGCATAAAACGATGCTCGTGAGAAGTAGAGAATTTAGTTTCACAAATATATTCCTGAGATGATACTAAGCCTCCTCACATTCCCCACAACGGTATTCTTAGAAAGTCAAGCAAAAAGTATCATAAAAATGGgacattataaaataatataaaaaataaataaataagataagATTAACTATGATATTTGTATAAAGATTTTATTAGGTAagagtttataaattaaatgtgaaTTTCtgtaatatataaaagtatagaaaaatataaaaaacttttacaGATTCTGTTATTAGCCTATACTTTAAGTTGTAAAGAATATCAACTAAAGAATTTTCAAGattttaatatgaaaattttaattttattatatattattttattgtatataaaaaaataaagaaattaaagataTTCTTAACTCAAGTTTctcatatttatatcatatataCGCAAATGTATTTAGATTTTAACCAATAGCAATATACTTCACTTTACGAAGAAGAATCTTCcccatttcttttttaaacttgtattttttctagaattatgtttggtttacattatttttcaAGACCGATTTCAAGCATTCATCCTAAACGCTTGTCTCAAAGCTAGGAAAGTGTGAAATTTATCTTAATCAAAGAATTTCTGGGCACTGTCCCCACACACAGTATTCTAGCCAATTTACTAGGAAAAGGAACCATCTGGGATCAAAGTGGAGTGGGAAAACACCTGAACAAATGgtcaggtggacagacggacaggtGAAGCCGCTTTCATAATCGCTTGGCATGCACGAGGACGCTGTTTTGGTCAACACACCATCAacacatcatcatcagcatcgaCCATCGGGGGGCTGAAGCCAAGACACGAGCTTATGGAAATTTATAGTGCCGCATAAAATTGTCGGCTCTTTGACTATTTGGCACGATCCGGGCAAAAGTGTGGCGCTGGTGAAATAAACATGAAGCAGTCCACCAATTTCTTTTAGCAAGGGATAAGAGTGATACACACAGAAAACATGTCACTGGTGTAAGCGCAGCAGCGACAGCCTTTGCATTATTTAAGCTCACCATTAGgtaatatacaaaata
Above is a genomic segment from Drosophila kikkawai strain 14028-0561.14 chromosome 3R, DkikHiC1v2, whole genome shotgun sequence containing:
- the Osi19 gene encoding uncharacterized protein Osi19 isoform X2 yields the protein MAKLLLVIVGVAALVAAGQAAGLGSTEQLQRLIAEEQNKCASGQDSMACIKERAMRFVDNVMSKDSYQVSNLEVRSNGQKTAPISEARASSADGFIDAIENYMRGHDVSMNLPLADAKVTVSARNLANNQLSLNLQLNGDEADDDATDVEARGKKHRLRKLAMPILVLILLKAITVIPMAIGILKIKAFNALALGFFSFIVSVGLAIFQLCKKIAHDHHHTAHITAHGPWDGRTFGSVSVPVVEQPQKLAQKLAYQAYA
- the Osi19 gene encoding uncharacterized protein Osi19 isoform X1 — encoded protein: MAKLLLVIVGVAALVAAGQAAGLGSTEQLQRLIAEEQNKCASGQDSMACIKERAMRFVDNVMSKDSYQVSNLEVRSNGQKTAPISEARASSADGFIDAIENYMRGHDVSMNLPLADAKVTVSARNLANNQLSLNLQLNGDEADDDATDVEARGKKGNIFKKGKKHRLRKLAMPILVLILLKAITVIPMAIGILKIKAFNALALGFFSFIVSVGLAIFQLCKKIAHDHHHTAHITAHGPWDGRTFGSVSVPVVEQPQKLAQKLAYQAYA